CGGCGGCAGAAGCCCCCGAACCAACCCATATGGCGGTTCTCTTCCTCCAGGAAATGGTGCAGGTAGGCATCGTGGCCCGGCAGCGCGCGGGTGGGGGACGTCGTCCCGATGCGGTCGATGGCGGGGCCGCGATCGCCGCGGTACAGGCGTAGGGCCAAGCCCGCCACCAGGGATTTCTCCCCGTGCACGTTGAGGCTGAAGAAGTTGACGGCCTCGAAGAAGCTCAGGCGCTTGCGCGCGCCTTCGTCCAGGGCCTCATAGGCCGGCGTACCGTATAGGGACAACAGCTCCGGGGACAAAAACCAAGCTTCCCGATCCAGGACCGCGGGCCAATCGATGGCGTATTCCCCCGCCTGGGCTTCCGATGCCTCGCACAGTCGCGCGAGGGTCCTTTCCCAATTTTCCTCGCTGCTCATCGGCACGCACACCTTTCCAGCACTACGCCCTGCCAATTCAGGCCATAGCCCGACATCAAGAGCAGCAACTTGTCGCCGGAGCGCACGCGGCCCTCCGCCTCCAGCCGCAACAGGTTCACGATATTGTCCCCGCTGATCATATGCGCGACTTCCCCCAGGCTCGGGAACGCCACCTTATCGAAACCGATCCCCAGCAGGCGCGAGAGGATTTGCCAGGCTTTCACGTTCATGTTCTGGGTGACGATTGCCGACAGGTCCCCGGCCTTGAGGCCCGCTTTCGCCAAGGTCTCGCCCACGAAGCGATGGGTATGATTGAAGAAGGTGCCCACCGTTTCGTCGTCCGAGGCCCGGGCCCAGGCCCCGTTGGTGCGCGCGTGGCAGGCCAGGATACGGTAACCCGCGGGTTTCCTGCCCACCACCATGGCCGCCGCCCCGTCCGAGATCAGGTTGTAGGCTTGCTCGTATTTGGCCCCGGGGGGAAAACGATCCGCCGTGACGCAAAGCGCGGACTGCAAGGCCGGTTCGCCCGCCAGCATCAGAGCGGCCAGGCGCAGCGCGCCCAGAAGACCGGTGCAAGCCTGCTGGTTTACGCCCAGGACGAAGGCGTCTTCCAGTCCGAACTCCGCCTGCAAATGGCTGGCCGGGAAGTCCATCAGGTACTTCACGTCCCCGGTGGCCGCGAAGCGGGAGGGATCGCCCAGGTTGGCATTGGCCGGGATGCAGGTCGCGTACAGGAGGGCGCCGGTCCCCGCCAAATGCGGCCGGAGGGGTTCCACCGCGCGGCGCGCGAGATCGTATGCGGTCGTGCCTTCGGCACAGGCATGCTGCCGCGCGAACCCGGCGGCCCGCAGGGCCGCGGCCCCGGAGACCAGCAGGCCGAGGGCATCGGCTTCCTCCACCGTACGTTCCACCTCGCCCACGGCGAAAGCCATGGCGTTCAGGTAGGCGGGCATGCCATCCCTTCCGCTCCGGCCTTGCCGAGCATGGCCTTGACCGCGTCCCGCCTCACCTTGCGCGTGGCCGTGCGCGGGAGTTCCTGTTCGGAAAAGAATACGCGCGCGGGCCGCTTCCAGGGCGAGAGCTCCGCCAAGGCCGCATCGATTCCCATGCCATCGGCCTTGCGTGCCGAACAATCCGGCTGCGGAACGATCACGGCCACGACCTCTTCCTTACCGTCCCGTCCGGGCATGGCCAGCACGCAGGCTTCCTTTACCCAGTCCAGGCGCGCCAGCAATTCCTCCGGTTCCTCGGGGTGGATTTTCTTCCCGCCTTCCAGCACGATCAGGCTCTTGATCCGGCCGGTGATCCGCAAGAATCCGTCCGCATCCAGGCAACCCAAGTCCCCGGTGCGGAACCAGCCCTCGGCATCGAAGGCTTCCGCCGTGAGGTCCGCCCGGCCATGGTAGCCGGCCATGACATGGGGCCCGCGGGTGCGGATTTCGCCTTCCGCATCCCCGCCCTTCGCGTCTTCGCCTTCCGCATCCACCGGGACGATGCGGACCTCGATGCCCGGCCAGGGACGGCCCACGGTACCCGCGCGCGCGCCGTGGGGCCGGTTGGCGCTGATCACGGGACTGGTTTCGGTCAGCCCATAGCCCTGGAAAACGACCAAGCCCAAGCGCGCCAGGAAATCCTCCGTGGCCGCGTCCAGGGGCGCCCCTCCGGAGATGAAGGCGCGCAGATTGCCGCCCAGGGCTTCATGCACGGGACGGAAAACCATGCGCCGCGCCGCCGCCGGAAGCCAGGGGGCCAAGCCCTGCCACGCCGAGAACAAGGCCCGCCGCCACCTGCCCTTGGCCGCCACCGCGGAACGCATCTGCCTGGCCACCAGACGCAAGAAGAAGGGGACCGCGATCATGTAGGTAACCTTGCGCCTACGTAACGCGTTCGTTACCTCGGAAGGAAGGAGGCTCCGGCAATAATAGACGCGCGCGCCCGCGTGGATCACCCCCAGCATGCCGCAGGTGAGTTCGAATAGGTGGTTGAGGGGGAGGATGGACAGGAATCGATCGTCGGAAGTGATGCCGAAGCCCTGCCTCTGGGCCTCTATCTGGAAAAGGAGATTGCCCACCGTGATCAAGGCCCCCTTGGCCGTTCCCGTGGTTCCCGACGTGTAAACGATGAGGGCCAGGTCGGCGCGGCGCTTATCGGGGAAGGGCATCGCTGGCGGCAAGGTATCCGTCCGCAGGGATTCGAGTTCCAAGATGGCATTGCCCGGCGAGCGGAGGCCGGCCGCCATTTCCGCGCATGCGCGCGAGGCGAGGATGACGACAGGGCGGGAATCCGTGACGATGGCGCCGAGTTCCGCCTTAGTGGCCTTTGCGTCCATTGGCACCAGCACGGCCCCGGCGATCTGGACCCCGAAAAAGGCGGCACCCCACTCCGGCCTTGATTCCGAAAGCAAGGCGACGCGGTCGCCGGGGACCACGCCCATCGCCTCCAGGCGCGCGGCCAGGCGAAGGGCGGTCGCATGCAATTCCCGGTAGCTGAAGCGGCCCGATCGCATTCCCGTAACGTCCGACCAGGCCAGCGCGGTACGGTCGCCGTGACGCTGCGCGCGTTCCCGCAGGAATTCCGCGAATCCGCGCCAATGGCCGTCCGTTCCCGCTTGGGGAACGGCGTCCTCCCCGGGCGTCTCTTTCTCCCTGGAAATCCATGTCCGGCCGGAAACGCTTGGCATCCTTTATTTTGGACGCCCAACGGGCCGAATCCGGTAATGGGCTGGAGGCTTGGAATTTCGGGTCGCCGATCCCGCCGCCGACCGGGTGGCGGGCCGGAACCTAATTAAACGGCCACTTCTTGTGGTCTTTGGCCCCGGCGATCAGCGGCGGAGGAAATCCGTCCCGGTAGGGGAGGCTTTCCGGCTCAGCTCCTCCGCCATGGGATCGTTTTCGCTGAGGAAATTCCCCTTGAGGTCCCAATAGGTTTTAACCCAGCGCGAGGGCAATCCGCCGGTCTCGTCCCCGCTGCGTAGATGTTCGACCTCGATGACCTGGATAAGCTTGGCGCGGATATCGTTCTGCATGTCCGTCCTTCCTGGCTAAAGCAGCCAAGGTAGCTACAGGCCGCCCGCCATGTCAGCCCCGGCGGGCCCGGGGCCCCGGCTCAGTCGCGGTAGAATTCGCGTAGCACGCGGACCATCATCCCATGGTCCTCGCTGCCGCACATCTCCCGGGCCGAATGCATGGAAAGCATGGGATTGCCTACGTCCACGGTGGGGATTCCCAGCGCGGCGGCCACGTGCGGCCCGATGGTGGTGCCGCATGCGAGATCGGTGCGGTTGACGAAGTCCTGCGCGGGCGCGCCGGCCCGGCCGCAGAGGGCGCGGAAAAGGGCGGCGGTCTCGGAATTGGTCGCATAGCGCAGGCTGGCGTTGCCCTTGATGACGGGCCCGTGGTTGAGGAGCGGGAAATGCGAGGGCTCATGCTTTTCCGGGTAATTGGGATGCAGGGCATGGGCCATGTCCGCGGAGACCAGATGGGAACGCGCCAGGGCGGCCAGGGAATCGGCCCGGCCCAGCCCCAAGGCCAAAAGGGCCCGCTCCAGGACGGCTTCCAAGAGATTGGAGTTGGCCCCTTGCGCCGAGATGCTGCCCACCTCTTCGTTATCGAAAAGGGCGGCCACCTGGATGGCCCCGTCGCCCGTGGTTTCGGAGCAGAAGGCTTCGAGGACGGCGTGGGACATGGCCAG
This region of Fibrobacterota bacterium genomic DNA includes:
- a CDS encoding acyl--CoA ligase yields the protein MPSVSGRTWISREKETPGEDAVPQAGTDGHWRGFAEFLRERAQRHGDRTALAWSDVTGMRSGRFSYRELHATALRLAARLEAMGVVPGDRVALLSESRPEWGAAFFGVQIAGAVLVPMDAKATKAELGAIVTDSRPVVILASRACAEMAAGLRSPGNAILELESLRTDTLPPAMPFPDKRRADLALIVYTSGTTGTAKGALITVGNLLFQIEAQRQGFGITSDDRFLSILPLNHLFELTCGMLGVIHAGARVYYCRSLLPSEVTNALRRRKVTYMIAVPFFLRLVARQMRSAVAAKGRWRRALFSAWQGLAPWLPAAARRMVFRPVHEALGGNLRAFISGGAPLDAATEDFLARLGLVVFQGYGLTETSPVISANRPHGARAGTVGRPWPGIEVRIVPVDAEGEDAKGGDAEGEIRTRGPHVMAGYHGRADLTAEAFDAEGWFRTGDLGCLDADGFLRITGRIKSLIVLEGGKKIHPEEPEELLARLDWVKEACVLAMPGRDGKEEVVAVIVPQPDCSARKADGMGIDAALAELSPWKRPARVFFSEQELPRTATRKVRRDAVKAMLGKAGAEGMACPPT